TAGCAGATCTACAGTCTAATATTTAGGAACCACTAACCTAGAATAATTTAATGTTAAAGGCAGAAGAGTCTGGATCAAAGGCTGTTAGAATTCAAATTAGGGGTTGGAGAGTCAGTGGGTttagaggaaataaataaataggtacaAAGAAGACACTAGGATTTCTTCATGGTGCAAACCCCTCTCTGAAAACACTTATCCAAGCCTGACCTGAGCCAAAGCCTCTGGACAGTACTCGCTTGACTGCAAAGACTTCCATTCTTCTTCCATCACCTCTTGCACTAGAAGGGCATTCTGACCTCTCCCTGGCATACTGCTCCCAATCTGGCGGTAACTGTTCAGGAGCCTGTCCCGGCTGTTTCTCATTCTCTCCAGGCATCCCTTGGAAAAAGCAGCAAGATGGGGGgaaattaattcaataaaaaaaaacaaccaaaaaaagaaaaaaaaacaaaactcagattGCTTGacaaaatgttaaagaaaatttatagacaCAAAATTTCCATTATACTCCTAACTACTGTTACTTTTGCATATCCTTGTCCAGTCCTTAACTGCATATAGATTagtaaaattataatactttgttcacatatttctagATCACCATATTTCATATTCTATCTTCAATGCCAAGTATGTAGCAGGTCGACAATCTAGTATTTAGGAACCACTGACCTAGAATAATTTAAGGTTATTTAATGTTATCCTTAATGATTGGGAGCAGAGTATCTTATTTACTATCCTATAAGAGGACATTCATATTGCTTTCAAATTCTTGCTACTTTAGAGGTGGCTATGGTAACAATGTTTCTCAACTCAAGGTGATTTTATTCACCAGGGTACATGTGACAAGGCCTGGGtgatatttttggttgtcacaactctTGTGGTAAGACCATTAATAATAGTTAATGGGCTAGAGGCCAGGGATACTGCATTTTACCAAGTACAGAACAGCCCTACACaataaaaactctctctctcaaaatgtcAACAGCCACGGTTGAGAAACAAAATTTTTCTAATATCAGATTATTTTCCTGGAATATACACACTTGGAGAGGCAGTATCTTACTAGGGACTATGTTATCTACAGAAGAGGACAGAACTGAGGAGAGTTAACAATACAAACTTGGCAACAAACTCTTCTGACTCCTCTCTAGAATAAAAGCAAATTTCTACCTCACATGTCAAAACTATACAAAGTGCTTCTTTCCGTGTCCAATTAATAGCAGGGGATGGTGTTGTTGTTGTAGAGGTGCGGAGAGTGCGATCACGATCACACTTCAAGTTTTGAAAATGGCCCGAATTCAAAAAGCAAAGCTTAAGAGAGTCTGAGCCCACACAGGGTAATCCCACACCCGTCGGGCCAAAAAGCCGGAAAAGGCAGTGACCAAGACCCAGGAAGCAGCAGGAAGTTTGGGTTCCGGGTCTACCTCCACTGGCCAGGGGCTCTAGGCACCTGCCTCATAGAGCATTGAAGAGTTGAAGGCACGGAGGACAACGGCCCTTGGGATGGATTCAAGGAGTGACCATGGCCCAAACCCCACACTCACCTGCctgaaagcctctttccaggacgCTGAGCCCACCTGTTTGTACAGCGAGCGTCGCTGAGATCCAGCAGGTCCTGCCATCTCTTAGAGGGAGTCGCTGCCAATTGCCCCGCCCCTGGGAACGCGCATAGACCTCTGGGAGTTATAGTTTCTGGAGAAGATCGCGCGTAGATAGCAAGGAATTCTGGGAAGTGTTTTACAGGTCAGCCCCACACGAGACTGATTTGGGCCAACTAAGGGTAGGTGGGTGGATGAAGAAGTGACGTTTATGAAGTCAAGCCAATCTGGACTAAGAGCAGTAAGTCCTGAAGGCAAGTTCTGGATGCCTGGGTTTACCCGAATGGAGGTGTTCGAGATGCAATGATATACGCAGACCTCCGTCTTTACCTTAGGTATTAGATTCCGAGCAGAGAACCAAGACTGACTCTAAAGAAGCACTGTTCTATTCCCTTTGGCCCGCCCACTTTGACTTCTTAATGAATACCAACCTGGCAATTGGCTTGCCCTTGAAGATGCCCTTGCTTGATAGGCTAGTTCTCCTAAGTCCCGCCCCTAGCGCTAAAGTCGTGTTTCAGTGCTTCCTGTTCGATGATTGGCTGAAGCAAAGCATGGCTAGCCGAGGATAGGCTGTGCTCAGCGGCGGGTCGAGCAACTGTAGCGAGGAAAGCAGTTGGGTCAAGATGGCGACTGCCGAGGGTCCGGTAGGCGACGGTGATCTGTGGCAGACCTGGCTTCCTAATCACGTTGTGTTCTTGCGGCTCCGGGAGGGACTGAAAAACCAGAGCCCAACAGACTCTGAGAAACCGGCTTCTTCATCATTGCCCTCATCGCCGCCTTTGCCGCCGCAGTTGCTGACGAGAAACCTGATTTTCGGCCTCGGCGGAGAGCTCTTTCTGTGGGACGGAGAAGGCAGTTCCTTCTTAGTGGTTCGCCTCCGAGGCCTCGTCGGTGGTAGTGAGGAGCCTTCGCTCTCCCAGTACCAGGTACGGCCTGGCCATCCTCGGTCGGGATCTGAACTTGTTTTGTGTTTCGTTCTCATCTTGGCTGTTTTTCATCTTCCGGTGGGTGTGCTGTTCGGGGACCACCCACTTCAAGCGGAAAAGCCCTTTCTATCCAGCATGTTTATTACTCCTCCCCTGCCCAGCACTTGGCGGAACTCACGCTGTTCGGTGCTTGTGTTCCGGGGGtctgggaggaaggggaggaccGTGGAATACTCAATAAAACGTCGGTGATGGTTAAGTACTCTGAAGAAAACCAACAGGGTAAAGGGATAGAGAATGTGTGGCGGAGTGGCTATTTTTAGAGGTTGTTCTAGAGAACCGTATTTTATGTCGTGACACTCAAATGGGTATAATCATAACTTTCTCTTGGGTTGTGAGCCTTGCCAAGATAGTGGAATTGAAAGCAAGTTTCAAGCCTGAGAAGGAGgaactaatttttaattattatttccttttagcAAATTAGTTGATTCCCCAAATTGGAAATTTTTGGTATCGCGTGAAAGTGAGTGTGATCGGAAAGTATGCCAGACTTGCAGGGATCAAACATCGCTTTGTGTAGATGTTTATTTGTAGGAAATTGGCcctcctttttcattttaaaagtaagtgtGGCAACCATTTTAGTGAATAACATCTGTTACGTGCCATGGACTAATTCTTTTTGAAAGGTGATTTGATTTTAACAAGCTACTACTAATGCTTCTGCAGTTTTCAAACAAAGTCAAGAGTCTAGAATCTGTTTACTGTAAAACTTAAGTTAAGAATAATTATTAGGTGTTCAGcacccaatttttttcttttcttttttctttaccctCTTTTAAGAGATGGGGACTTTGtatgttgcacaggctggccctCAATTCCTGGTCTCAGATGAtcctctcagcttcccaagtaggtGGGACCACAGGTGCACACCATTGCATCTGGATCCAGCACACAGTATTATCATAGCATTCTATATGCTATGTAGCATTTTGCACAgtaaactatttaaaattatttatttattgtcttcttTCTAGACCACAAAATtgggactgtgtgtgtgtctgtctgtctgtctaccttAACTCATTTTTGTTTCCCTAGCGCTTGACAGTGCCTGGAATATGTAAGCTCTCAGTAAATACTAGTGACCATCTTCAAAACCTTCAGACTTCTAGAATCTCAAAAACTCAAGGTTAAAAAGAAAGCAGTTATCATGCATTATAACATTGAATATTAATAAAAGCATGAGTAGTGACTttaagaacaacaataacaaaaacttaGTTTCTGGGATTGTTACAAATAAACTAATGTGATCAGATACTTATCAGAAGCAAGTTTTCAATCCTCTGATTTGAGTTGCAGTCAAAATCAAGTAGAAAGAAGTTGGGGATTGAATATAGAGAACAGAAGGAAAGAACCTCTGATGAGAAAAAAAGTCAATGTGTTTAGAAACAGCAAAGGCAGCTAAAAGACACATGCTTCCAGACATCCATAACAATAAGTAGAAGTCTCATATTTTGGAACAGTCTGATCTGAAAAGATTTTGACTTAGGATGCTTCTCTAAACATAAGAAAGGCGACATATTGGCAGTCTCATAATTTTATAActgaaagtagaaagaaaa
This window of the Ictidomys tridecemlineatus isolate mIctTri1 chromosome 3, mIctTri1.hap1, whole genome shotgun sequence genome carries:
- the Rpain gene encoding RPA-interacting protein isoform X5; protein product: MAGPAGSQRRSLYKQVGSASWKEAFRQGCLERMRNSRDRLLNSYRQIGSSMPGRGQNALLVQEVMEEEWKSLQSSEYCPEALAQLSLPMDLAVLEEIQQELIDQGLAKCSVLSLWFHLLQRLRWEDCLGPGL